The proteins below come from a single Larimichthys crocea isolate SSNF chromosome II, L_crocea_2.0, whole genome shotgun sequence genomic window:
- the LOC104935405 gene encoding tripartite motif-containing protein 16 produces MGEKGAQLGRETISCSICLDLLKDPVTIPCGHSYCMKCIQNFWDGEDEKRIHSCPQCRQTFTPRPVLVKNTMLAALVEELKKTGLQAAPDDHCYAGPEDVACDVCTGRKLKALKSCLVCLVSYCEKHLQPHYDVGPLKKHKLVEPSKKLQENICSRHDEVMKMFCRTDQQCICYLCSVDEHKGHDTVSAAAERTERQRELEVSRLNIQQRIQDREKDVKELQQEVEAINGSADKAVEDSEKIFTELIRLMEKRRSDVKQQVRSQQETEVSRVKDLQEKLEQEITELKRKDAELKKLSHTEDHNQFLQNYYSLSRLSQSTDSSSINIRPLTYFEDVTAAVSELREKLQDLLREELTNISLTVTEVHVLLSNSQPEPKTRAGFLRYSRELTLDPNTAHTQLVLSERNRKVTVISQHQSYSRHPGRFTSYSQVLSTESLTRRCYWEVEWTGAGVYVAVTYKNIRRAGGSECGFGLNDKSWALRCDKNSYTFWHNNVQTPVSGPQSSRVGVYLDHSAGILSFYSVSETMTLLHRVQTTFTQPLYAGLRFYGILGILSSGDTAEFCKVK; encoded by the coding sequence ATGGGCGAGAAAGGAGCTCAGCTGGGCCGGGAAACTATTTCTTGTtcgatctgtctggatctactgaaggatccggtgactattccctgtggacacagctactgcatgaagtgtattcaaaacttctgggatggagaggatgagaagagaatccacagctgccctcagtgtaggcagaccttcacaccgaggcctgtcctggtgaaaaacaccatgttagcagctttagtggaggaactgaagaagactggactccaagctgctcctgatgatcactgctatgctggacctgaagatgtggcctgtgatgtctgcactgggagaaaactgaaagctctaaagtcctgtctggtctgtctggtctcttactgtgagaaacaccttCAGCCTCATTATGATGTGGgtccattaaagaaacacaagctggtggagccctccaagaagctccaggagaacatctgctctcgtcatgatgaggtgatgaagatgttctgccgtactgatcagcagtgtatctgttatctctgctctgtggatgaacataaaggccacgacacagtctcagctgcagcagaaaggactgagaggcagagagagctcgaggtgagtcgactaaacatccagcagagaatccaggacagagagaaagatgtgaaggagctccaacaggaggtggaggctatcaatggctctgctgataaagcagtggaggacagtgagaagatcttcactgagctgatccgtctcatggagaaaagaaggtctgatgtgaagcagcaggtcagatcccagcaggaaactgaagtgagtcgagtcaaagaccttcaggagaagctggagcaggagatcactgagctgaagaggaaagacgctgagctgaagaagctctcacacacagaggaccacaaccagtttctcCAAAACTACTActcactgtcacgactcagccaatctacagactcatccagcatcaatatccgtcctctgacgtactttgaggatgtgacagctgctgtgtcagagctcagagagaaaCTACAGGACCTTCTGAGAGAGGAActgacaaacatctcactgacagtgactgaagtccatgttttaCTGTCAAATTCACaaccagagcccaagaccagagctgGATTCTTAAGatattcacgtgaactcacactggatccaaacacagcacacacacagctggtatTATCTGAGAGGAACCGAAAAGTGACAGTAATAAGTCAACATCAGTCTTATTCTCGTCACCCAGGCAGATTCACTTCATATTCTCAGGTCCTGAGCACAGAGAGTCTGACTagacgttgttactgggaggtggagtggacaGGAGCAGGAGTTTAtgtagcagtcacatacaagaatatcagAAGAGCAGGGGGCTCAGAATGTGGATTTGGGCTCAATGACAAATCTTGGGCGTTAagatgtgacaaaaacagtTACACATTTTGGCACAACAATGTCCAAACTCCTGTCTCAGGTCCTCagtcctccagagttggagtgtacctggatcacagtgcaggtattctgtccttctacagcgtctctgaaaccatgactctcctccacagagtccagaccacgttcactcagcctctctatgctggacttcGGTTTTATGGGATTTTGGGTATTTTGTCTTCTGGAGACACTGCAGAGTTTTGTAAAgtgaaatag